In Hermetia illucens chromosome 1, iHerIll2.2.curated.20191125, whole genome shotgun sequence, one genomic interval encodes:
- the LOC119651788 gene encoding leucine-rich PPR motif-containing protein, mitochondrial has translation MASMLRSGKFVRYFAGFTRSFIFNSTREAEEGLVQNTQCLCGALTHPFSTAVPKPTQNVDKYLKRLDQDVRRSGRISRHDIEEVLEEIRQQRSATSSQSLLVIRCCGNLVPEELPEVRTALVQEIWKTLNSLNVPMDISHYNALLRVYLENEHSFSPADFLSDLETKGVEPNRVTYQRLIARYCQQGDIDGATRILEFMREKEMPVNENVFNALILGHSQANDLESATGILGVMKQAGLEPSADTYATLLCSYARHGQLDSILKALEECDKNEIYLLDKDLLDVVYALAINGHKEKVNAVLKKLRKSAGYNQEAVNTALRLTNKGYEDVAYEVVKTMPRNTKADGELLDTGNFFIKQLVKVGRSAERIVTICNDMKENGLHSKPLLVAVEAGLNMGAVDLTLLLLREMQKTELPLRQHYFWPLLCSSSQDGIVGVLKRMQDEFDVHPNGETLRDYVIPNLKERNPERIVDILCDAGVSPASATAAVVYHLLNLNKLKEATKIALQTKSYYNPGLFRKPLISALGKTNDVDSFLRFVRCFYDGLSRQTFFQQNQLENKDEYISEGKKVSQADQLGQLIYELVNYSKVNRVEKMEQILSGLVSEGLSITSAQAEKIQEKFGSEMTARISELLGKLSSGELEPVEVEKADGGRRVGLQNMSIPHIEKVLATAEAKNENTNGLKRTLLVACFRSKDIKKTEEVLSKLENENYVLGSGVYAQLIDLYCHHNNLEKALEVYGRVKAKEADFVLDNLKTIHVVELMVKAGKLNEAVEFLINNKKDELQSEEKNFNYKTSCWRVLNSMAETGNDEDLQHLFNTLVDNNYIEPSNVMLGPLVKVYLLEGNTNLNKAMSKFEDICNKYQVTPWKNELACRLIQAEDAANLQRLTDLSTNIHGEVNSLYDLVFSFIDCGRIRQARKILETPGLRNRPQRINAACERYRSEGMIQSLEGLIEATKDLNHIDRADIYYNLLLSYCKNDEVNKALSLWTKMQEDDITPTDAFLVKLAEFLRKKKIDIPFVVPNDKWVKKSSEAAPRIEEEKHLPIKENNRKGPSLNQYREAVKRGDIETAQLIREQLNEGTKFSIGDHSIMVEALVKAGRLNEATKYVFEMLDEKLYPVPRILKFYLNKVANAGDIGVIERIGETITDETKRLVSFDNKLCHAHIVAGNAENYLNGLMNDFDNAKTDEKLGELASKFPRGGALGILDSNPNLYPKFEELAVKYASKNYFGPINICWIYNIIEKNNESSKNLWDKYLSTHPQLMFQRVLQKARESQDDEIMRGLVNTLRTGKVSEGAIGNAYSCWLDILSTKEKFNEGLEVLNLAIKDVCLEHINRTALMRLRDGIIKSGKQFPYKIPERRPRNDMSSSSSSSTSDSSSSDDDIERVKKPEGPPRPGPNF, from the exons CCCTTTTTCAACGGCTGTTCCGAAACCAACCCAAAATGTtgacaaatatttgaaaagactTGATCAAGATGTTCGAAGATCAGGTCGCATATCCCGACACGATATTGAAGAAGTTTTGGAGGAGATTCGTCAGCAACGCTCAGCCACTAGCTCTCAGTCATTATTGGTAATACGATGCTGTGGCAATTTAGTTCCGGAAGAATTGCCTGAAGTACGTACCGCGCTCGTCCAGGAAATATGGAAGACTCTTAACTCACTCAATGTTCCGATGGATATTTCGCATTATAATGCATTGTTGCGTGTATACCTAGAAAACGAACACTCGTTCTCGCCCGCTGACTTTCTGTCGGATTTGGAAACAAAAGGTGTTGAACCAAATAGGGTGACCTACCAACGTTTAATTGCACGATATTGCCAACAAGGGGATATAGATGGAGCTACGAGAATTTTGGAATTTATGCGTGAGAAGGAAATGCCAGTGAATGAAAACGTTTTCAATGCACTCATTCTGGGACATTCTCAG GCTAATGATCTAGAATCAGCTACCGGTATTCTGGGTGTAATGAAACAGGCTGGTTTAGAACCAAGCGCAGATACGTATGCAACGTTGCTTTGCAGTTATGCACGTCATGGCCAATTGGATTCGATATTAAAGGCATTGGAGGAATGTGATAAAAACGAGATTTATCTGCTTGATAAAGATTTACTTGACGTTGTTTATGCTCTAGCAATAAACGGCCATAAGGAAAAAGTAAACGCTGTCTTAAAGAAGCTCCGTAAATCGGCGGGATACAACCAGGAAGCTGTGAACACAGCTCTTCGATTGACAAATAAGggatacgaagatgttgcgtacGAAGTCGTAAAAACTATGCCGCGAAACACTAAAGCCGATGGAGAATTACTCGATACAGGTAACTTTTTCATCAAACAATTAGTGAAAGTTGGTCGATCTGCGGAGAGAATTGTGACAATTTGCAACGATATGAAGGAGAATGGTTTGCATTCTAAGCCATTGTTAGTAGCAGTTGAAGCAGGTCTTAACATGGGGGCAGTAGATTTGACTTTACTTTTGCTACGTGAAATGCAGAAAACGGAATTACCCTTACGTCAACATTACTTTTGGCCTCTTCTGTGTTCATCATCGCAGGATGGTATCGTAGGCGTATTGAAAAGAATGCAGGATGAATTCGATGTTCatccaaatggtgaaacattACGCGATTACGTCATACCAAATCTCAAAGAAAGAAACCCAGAACGTATTGTGGATATTTTATGCGACGCAGGCGTTAGCCCAGCCTCAGCTACTGCTGCTGTTGTTTATCACCTtctaaatctgaataaattgaAAGAAGCAACGAAAATCGCATTGCAAACGAAGTCTTATTACAATCCTGGTCTATTCCGGAAACCGTTGATTTCTGCACTGGGAAAGACTAATGACGTTGATTCTTTCCTAAGATTCGTTCGTTGTTTTTATGATGGTTTGAGTAGGCAAACGTTTTTCCAACAGAATCAATTGGAGAATAAGGATGAATACATTAGTGAAGGCAAGAAAGTTAGTCAAGCCGATCAGTTAGGGCAGCTGATTTATGAATTGGTGAATTATTCAAAGGTAAATCGTGTTGAAAAAATGGAGCAGATTCTGTCGGGACTAGTATCTGAAGGCTTGTCTATAACTAGTGCCCAAGCAGAGAAGATCCAGGAAAAGTTCGGTTCTGAAATGACAGCGAGAATATCAGAGTTGCTGGGCAAATTGAGTTCAGGTGAACTAGAACCCGTAGAAGTAGAGAAAGCAGATGGTGGGCGTCGAGTTGGATTGCAGAACATGTCTATTCCCCACATCGAGAAAGTGCTTGCGACTGCCGAAGCGAAAAACGAAAATACTAATGGATTAAAACGAACTTTGCTGGTAGCTTGTTTCAGATCAAAGGACATTAAAAAAACCGAGGAAGTTCTCTCAAAATTAGAAAATGAAAACTATGTTTTAGGAAGTGGAGTATATGCACAACTTATAGATCTTTATTGCCATCACAACAATCTAGAAAAAGCATTAGAGGTGTATGGAAGGGTAAAAGCAAAAGAAGCAGATTTTGTTCTCGATAATTTGAAAACTATTCACGTTGTGGAACTCATGGTTAAAGCGGGCAAACTGAATGAAGCAGTTGAATTTCTCATAAATAACAAGAAAGATGAACTTCAAAGTGAAGAGAAGAATTTCAATTACAAGACCAGTTGTTGGCGAGTTCTGAATAGTATGGCTGAGACTGGTAATGACGAGGATTTGCAGCACCTATTCAATACGCTTGTAGATAACAATTACATTGAACCGTCAAATGTAATGCTGGGTCCGCTTGTTAAGGTATATTTGCTTGAGGGAAATACTAACCTTAATAAAGCCATGAGCAAATTTGAAGATATATGTAATAAATATCAAGTGACACCTTGGAAGAACGAACTAGCATGTCGTTTAATCCAAGCTGAAGATGCCGCTAATCTACAACGGTTGACAGATTTAAGCACTAATATTCACGGGGAGGTGAACAGTTTATATGATTTGGTATTTTCATTTATCGACTGCGGCAGAATTCGTCAAGCGAGAAAAATCTTGGAAACTCCCGGGCTCCGAAACAGGCCGCAACGTATTAATGCTGCTTGTGAGAGATATCGCAGCGAAGGAATGATTCAATCGTTAGAAGGACTAATTGAAGCGACGAAGGATTTGAATCATATTGATCGGGCTGATATATACTATAACTTGCTGCTTAGCTATTGCAAAAATGATGAAGTTAACAAGGCGTTAAGCTTGTGGACGAAAATGCAAGAAGATGATATCACGCCAACGGATGCGTTTTTAGTGAAGCTTGCCGAGTTTTTGCGGAAGAAGAAAATTGACATTCCCTTTGTTGTGCCAAATGATAAATGGGTTAAGAAGTCGTCGGAAGCTGCACCTAGAATTGAAGAAGAGAAACACCTACCCATAAAGGAAAACAACCGGAAAGGACCATCTCTGAATCAGTACAGAGAAGCTGTTAAACGTGGGGACATTGAAACTGCACAGTTAATACGTGAACAATTAAATGAAGGAACAAAGTTTAGCATTGGCGATCATTCAATCATGGTAGAAGCTCTAGTGAAGGCTGGCCGTTTGAACGAGGCCACTAAGTATGTTTTTGAAATGCTTGATGAAAAGTTATACCCTGTGCCACGCATACTAAAATTCTATCTAAACAAAGTTGCAAACGCAGGTGATATTGGAGTGATCGAACGGATTGGTGAAACGATAACAGATGAAACTAAACGTTTAGTATCTTTCGATAATAAATTATGCCATGCACACATTGTGGCTGGAAATGCTGAAAACTATTTGAATGGCCTTATGAACGATTTCGACAACGCGAAAACCGACGAAAAGTTAGGAGAATTGGCTAGCAAATTCCCTCGGGGCGGAGCTCTAGGAATTCTCGACAGTAATCCAAATCTTTATCCAAAAT ttGAGGAACTTGCCGTTAAGTATGCTTCGAAGAACTATTTTGGGCcgattaacatttgttggatttataatattattgaaaaaaataatgaaagtagTAAAAACCTATGGGACAAATATCTTTCAACACATCCGCAACTAATGTTCCAACGCGTTCTGCAAAAGGCGCGCGAAAGCCAAGACGACGAAATAATGCGTGGGCTCGTTAATACCCTGCGCACTGGTAAAGTTAGTGAAGGTGCTATTGGGAATGCCTACAGTTGCTGGCTTGATATACTCTCAACGAAAGAGAAGTTTAACGAAGGATTGGAAGTTTTAAATCTGGCTATTAAAGATGTTTGCTTAGAGCATATAAATAGGACAGCGCTAATGCGCTTACGCGATGGAATAATAAAAAGCGGAAAACAGTTTCCATACAAAATTCCGGAACGACGTCCGAGAAATGACATGTCAAGCAGTAGCAGTTCAAGTACCAGCGACAGTAGTAGTAGCGATGATGATATTGAACGAGTGAAAAAACCGGAAGGACCGCCGCGGCCAGGACCAAATTTTTGA